Below is a genomic region from Astatotilapia calliptera chromosome 13, fAstCal1.2, whole genome shotgun sequence.
ATGTGGGCAACACAGTTATTATTCATACATGCTTGCAGACTACTGCcacaaaagaaaatggaaagcaCATCCAGGacatgtttcttgtttttacatttagcatCAGTATAAAAAACAACCCACCATAGAGTCGCCTGTAAAAGTGACTGTGAGCAGCTCTTACCCACAGCCGAAAAATTCAACCACAATGATTATTTTGTAACGTATATTTTGCTGGAAAATGTCCGCTTTGCTGATGCTATCCAAACACAAACCTGGAGTGtttcaaatgaaagaaacaggcTTCACATTGCGGTCCCGTTCATGCAGGGGTCACATTGAATATTCTGTACTTTGATGAATTGAGCTGGCTTCATTAACATACTCAGTGCACAGGAACATACATTTCTGGGCATTTACACTGAGGACTTGAGATGAACATGTGACCGACTGCACCTTTAAAGCTTCAAATCCCTTAAACCAGTTATATCAAAGGTGATGCTACTACTTAATTAGACGTAATTagacaaaccaaaacaaaaatacatacaaaattTACAGAAACTACACATGAAAGAGAGATATAAAACACTGAACATTACAAACCGTGTCTTTCATAATTAATCAACATTTTCTTGCATGACAGAAGAGAGAAAGTCTGTCCTTTTCAAAtcaaccaaacagaaaacattaaatacaaTTCTTTTCCCTTTAAATGTCATCCAAAAATAATGAGATCTGCACATTATCACATGTCTAACTTAAAGATCAACGTGTCCTTCAGGTGCCCCAGCTGGAATATAAGACGATTACACCATCTGATCTGATATGCGTGACACATTGTCCACATTGTGAACTTGAGTGGAGAGGGATTTTCGACTGTCTGTACGCGTTCTGGTCCTTATCCTCCTCGTTTCATTTTCATGCTGGCCACAACAATGACAAGAAAAGGCTGATTTGAACTCCTCGCGGAACTTCCCTTAAGAAAAAAACGACAACAAAATCTTTATAAAGTCCACCTTCTTTAAAAACCATCTACAAGCTTGCATTAAAAATagcttaaatttttttgtaaaatcattctaagagcttttttttcataaatgcatgaattaaaAACTTGCTGCTTTCTCAGAATTAACTTCTGTTTTCAGGTTATTAGCAGATAAAGCTGTgaattgtgttgttgttgccagTTTGTTCACTAGAGGGCAGTAATGAATCCTTAGAGGAGAGTTCAAAACTTACCACTTAGGAAATTGTAGATGATTGGATTTGCAGCACTGTTGGCATATATGAGCCAGTGTGAGAAAGTAAACCACGCATACACTGTCTCTCTGTCGTTTGTCTTCTTAAATGTCCCAAAGACTCTGGAGGTAAAAAAATGATATCATtttattcattcttttctttttgcatgcatTTTAATCACAAACCTGTCAGGGGGAAAAACTATACAAAACATGGCTTATAGTAAGCTCTACTGTAGATCCGGGATGCAGCAGAGCTTCCTTGAGAGATTATTACCTTTTCATGACATTGAGCACACTGATTGGCAGGTAGCACAGGGCGAAAACAAAGAGCACCACCATCAGCATGCGAGCTGTCTTCCTCCGGGCTCTGACTTGTTTGATCTCAGCACAAACCGTGCTGGTTCTAACCCTCACCGACTCCCCCGGTCCTGGAGTTGGAGCTGAGCATTTGATAGACTTCCACTTCCTCTGCAGCACTGATGTGCTTCCAGGAATCTGTTGAATGAATACATTAAAGTGGATACACGCGCACATCAGACCCTGGAAGCCCATTGggaaatttatatttatagcaAATGGCAGAATACGCACCTGTTGACACCACAGCTTGTGACAAATCTGAATGTATGCCAAGACCATGAGACACAGTGGTGCGAAGTATGTGACAATGAAGAAACAGGTGTGGTACACCTTTGGGTAGATCTCAGCTGTTGAAGGATTTAAAAGGAAACACTTAACAATATTGTAGAGAAAACATGAGTAGTTACTTAGTAGTTAAAGACTAAAAAGCAGATAATGATGAGCGTCTAGAGAACAAACACGTCCACTGACCACTTTTTCATAAGCGGCTTATTATTAACTGAACCTTCTGCTGAGTGGCACAAACTAATGACTTAATGATTGAGAGCGGGTAAagtttaatgctttttttataTACTACATGTTCTGCAACACTACTCATAAAATTCCAAATTCAGGAGATTCCACAAATATAGTCAGTTTCCCCTTTAAGTTTCCCCCAGTTTACCATGTGGCTGGTATTTTTGTTTCCTGAAAAGCCTGACAACTTTCACCTTGGGGCCATTTGCCAGTGCAGACATCCAGCAAACATCCACTTTTTTGCCAAGCAGACCTGCCTCTTAGTCAGCCAAATAGCTGCTTTCAAAACAAGAATCTTCAGCGTCCAAACCCAAAGGTGGCACAATAAGTAAGGGGTTCAACTTCTTGCTCATAATTATTCTTCTGTTGACAGAGCACTGTGAATTCATGCCACAATATCAGACAACCTGAACTGTGGTGCATACCACTGTGTCATCCTGCCATCTTGCATCAGCACACGGAAGAATTCCTCAGTCATATTTAtcattttatcttgttttttaacTACTTTGATAACTTTTTAGAATGAAAATGAAGTTGAGGGGTTGCCGTGTCGACATGCTACAGGAAATCAAGTTTTGCACAAACGTTTCAAGAAAAAACAGCATCTGTGAAAGGTTGTTGGAGTGCTGCTGAAGGCGACGAAATTAGAGGTGAGTTAGGCCAAATGCAAATTTGATAAGGCTGTTGATTGTTTTCATGGGCGGAGTCTCTGAACTTTGTGTTCCGTCCTTGTATAGTTCTTCGATCAGAGTCATTCATGAGATACTGACTGACTTCCATTTAAATATCTAGTCATTACTGATTCATTTACCTCTCATCAACTTCtgacatttttgtttactttatgtaacaaaaaacacaattttcctcTTATTACTGCTCTGCCTGTCAGTCTTGCACTGCACACTTTCAATGATGACTGCAAGCTTATTAAAGAAAGCAATCTACGTTTCAAAGGTAGTCATTAAAGGTACCCATCATTACTGTAATATAATGAATGTGAGTAGATGGAAAGCTTCCTCTCTTTGTAAGGTTTTCCTCTTTTGACTTCTTCAATCACAGAGGCACCCTGAGCGACTTCATCTGAGCAAAGCAAAATCCACCCATCCCGCTTAGGTGCTCACgctttatggataaaaagtggtATGACACGTGATCAACCCATCTATACGGGGGGTGGAAAAGCCCAATAAATGTCACTGCAGTTGTTGTTTAAGTAATTTAGTGAGTCATTCAGTTAAAGTTGAAACTGTGCTTCTAGCAGCGAGGGAGACATATATTTTCATAATGCGTTCATTTAGTTTGTGAACTGTGAAAACTGACCTCCCCAGTGCTCATCACACACCGTGAACAGACTGGTCTTATTTGTGAGTTCAGGCAGCAGGCTGCTACACTCCATCACGATGGCCTGGGGGATCATGATGATACACGACACAACCCAGATGACAACAATACTCTTGCGCGCCCTCTTGGCTGTACTCTTGAACAACAGTGGGTGACAGATCGCATACCAACGGTCCTGGGCGATGCAGCTCAGCGTTAGGACTGATACAGAAACAGAGATGGTCTGCgaagaatgaaataaaacttttaacTAGATACACAAAGATGTTCACCATTTAATATTGATACAGTTTGCAGTTGTTACAGAAAATACTAAATGCTCATGAGGAAAATAATTTCAGAACATACATTTGTAGACTTGAATCATAGATTGGCAAACACTGATGCATGGGACACCTCCTATGCTGGAGATGCTCTTATCTCTGTGTTGCAGATGAGTCTGTTCACTTCAGAGCAGCGGCACAAATTTCACGTGCAGGTTTAAAAGCAGTGGGTGGTCAATTTTTCTTGGAAATAAAAGGCGGAGATTCCTTGTTTTTGTAAAGGGTTAGCTTATGATGCCAGgcacattaaaataaatctcGCTGCctaatttaaaatgttcatttaaacgatcttaaaaaagaaaggaaagattgCACCTTAGGCAGAGCAGGGCACATCCTCATTGCCCTTCAACTGACAGAAAGTCAATTGTTCATTGAGTTTGGATGTTTTTGAGTTTGGATGCATCCTGGATGGTTACAGGTTAAGTATGCTGAATATGAAACATATGTAAACACTGAAACCAGTGAGAGAAACCTTGAGGGAAGTGAATCATTGTTTGCAAGACAACAGGAACCGTCTGTGACATTTAAATGCtttgaaatgtatattttaaaaagacgttcccacacacacaaaacaacctgCTGCATTTAGGCCAAAACAGCATTTCCACCACACTGCTCATTGTAAATTGCAATGATCATTTTTCACTTGCTTGCACATTACACTTGGGAATCATGGATGGGTTTAATCCGGACACCAGCTGCAAGCTGAAATATGGAccccctttttaaaatattatacaaTGTACTGCATTTGGCTTCTGTTGCACCCTGCTGTGAACCTATTCAAGGTATTATAGACCACCAGCATACAATGTAGAACAGTAGAATAGGAATCATACCAAAATGTTACATAAAATGAATCACCAAAGGGGAATTAGAGTTGATGCTCctggatttaaaaagaaagcagcGGGAGATGGCCCTCAAGCAAATACTGCAGCGCCAGTTTATGATACAAAGCTCAACAGTAAACGGGGTGAATGTCACTATGAAAACCTTCAAAGAGATTGCTAATTAAAAGCCATGAGGTGCAGCATGTTTGCTAAACTAGCTCCTGACACACAAGAATTCACATTATGTTAGAATTTCTTTGCTTTACAGCTGCATCCCTGCAGAACATATAGTCAAAGCCGTGCCACCATGAGGCTAGAATTGACtttgctgtgcataaacaatataatataacaCAGTCTGTTAAGAGTATGAGACATATAATCTGTGCAGAGTAGTTTGGGACTTTGGTACATGCTCTCGATACATATCATTGTGATCAACAATATTAAATAAGATTGTCTTTTTTGCATACATATTGCCAGAGTGGTGCTAAAGCAGTGTTGCCTGAGGCATTAAATCACTTTAGAGTAACATCAAAGGTCTCACTCAGTGCACATCCTGGGGGATATGaaaaagagttttgtttttttttaccctcatGAATACCATGAAGAAAAATGGTAGAATAATAGAAATATGGGTCTTGGCTTGCATCCACAGACCTTGTGAATTGTTTCTGAAAAGGTCAAAGATTCCAATATCCTGTTTGAAAAGCAGATGTCAGGGTTCAAGGCTTACCTGCAGATAAGGGACAATTTTGCACAGAGTGTTTCCAAAGAACCACGTCTCTGTGATGTCCACCACAAGACTCGCAGGCAGGCAGATGATGGTGACCAGCACATCAGCCAGGGAAAGATTCACTATGAAATAGTTTGTCACGGTGCGCATGTGACGGTTCTTCCatactgcaaaacaaactgaaagtgaTGCACAATCAAGGGTTGTCCAAAGAAAGGCAAACATTTATCACATCAGTGCATGTGAAATCTATTTGAGCCACCAGTGTCTTGATACTTTGTGTATGCTATCATACACAGAGTCTGAACTAAAATTTAACTGCAGCATTGTTTCATTTGACTAAATCAGGAAATAATCATAAAACTTTCAgacattaaaagacaaaaaaagctcatgtacagtattgtgcaaaaatcttgagaCTCCTGTTTACTTGAGCCTTTCTTAAAATTTTGCCAGGAAAACagctgcagtgatttatttagTCATGTACAAAACATACATGGAATTACAGAATTcaaggcaaaacacagtttgtacaattctaacaagctttaAAGTGAATATTTGGTCACCTTTATCCTTTTACATGGATGTAGACACTCATTGTTgtgcctctctcctgacctcctccgtaCATGTTGACAAcaatttcagttaaaaaaattCAGGTTTGGATTACTCcgtaagacctgttgccactgacttTCAATTTAGTTCTTACGTAAAATGGCATAGCaaagccttttctccctgtttctccCTCTTAATCTCCGTGGAGATTGAGATGATGGACTCATATACGTACCTGGGTGTTCAACTGACTAATAAATTGGACCGGACTAACAAGAGAAATGCAATCTTGGAAAGGACAGAGCAGGCAGTATCTGCTACAGAGACTTAGGTCTTTTGGATTGCAAGAAGAGTTCCTGAACTCCTCCTATGACTCAGTGGTGGAATCTGacatcttttttgtgtgtgtatggtcTGCTGGGGCAGCAGTATGTCTTCTGGGGataataaaaactgaacaggcTGTTCAAGAAGACCAGCTCTGTTTTGGGACACCCTCCTGACCAGATGGAAGTATGGTGGTTAAACTGTCATCCCTTCTAGAGAACACATCCAATCTCATGCAGGTcgctctgacagcactgagcatctccttcagtgacaggttgctgcACCCACGGCGTGCCAAGCTGTTTTTCCTTCCATCTGCTGTCAGAGTCAACAGCAGTAAATGTATGACAGCAGTAATTGTACacatatgaacacacacatgcacactctgtGGTCTGTACATATTTCCAAGTTCAACACTCAATGCCTGCTATGCCACTATGAAGTATCCTGGTTTGCTGCTAGGCATCTAATCTTCTTCCACCTTAtattgtttacattttcttttattgcttCCGTATAGCATTATCAGTTGTGCTGCATCTATTTATTTCTGCCACGTCCACTTTGCTTTTTTAATAATGTGAATTTTCCTACCTGTTGGACTAATAAAGGGTATTTTATCTcatctatcttatcttaaaaatggcttcttgTCTCCCTGAGTCACAAAGTGAAGGTCTACAGTCTTTGACTACACATGTTTATTCCGTATGCAAAGCACCAATTTAAAACACTATAGAACACTTTTTCTTGCTTGTTACCCTGAAAACACTTCACTTCTTGAAAGCTCTTGTTTGAAGAACTCTGAAAGTTCAAGTTCATTATTTAGCATGTTAGCACTCCTCTTTCTGTCATACCCATTGCACAAAAAGTAAACAGTAAGTGACACGTAGAATGTGCCCAAGTGGAGTGaataaccaaaaccaaaaacgtAGCCAAATTAGACTTCAGTAAACAGTAGAAGGGCCAGATGTATCCATTGGGTCCTGTTTCATGTCTTTACTGGATTTCTTCATATTTATTAAGGACacgactttcagatactgctcatctgctgtagatattattttaggtttgctatttcttcttttgttctatTTGGGAATCACCACGTTGGTGCAAAAACGCTATTCTCTCTTATCTCTGGGATTTTTCATAGACCCCACTTAATAGAGTTGCAGTAGGCACGTTTTTTCATGCTTGAATGACTcaattgtttggtttttttggcttaacaaccaaaaaaaaaaaaaaattcctctaaTAACGGCCATGTAGAGGCTAAACCTACATTTGAAGCCACTGAGGTGTTCGTTGGTGACGCGATGCCAATGTTATGCATGAAACTTCAGTCCAGTAACTCCAGCCGTATACTTATTTTGTCTTGTCCCATCTTTAATGCACTTCCATCAGTAGTTGTTGAACAGTTCTCTTTATCCAACGTCATTTATCACAACAACGCAGCGGTCACAAACTGTTTGCTTCTTTCGACCAACAACACCTGGCGCTAATTACATGTTTCTACAAAAGGTGACCCCTGGTGGCACACATGAGgtaacaacacaaaaaatgacTCCTACAGGTCAGgttcaaggactggactgaaaatcagtgaaaagcggtccaaatgagaaaaaaaaagtctaaagaGCTGTCCTGTAAGAaactaaaaaattaaaagaaagtacctttgaaagtaaaatataaagaaatgtgggGTGGCTCAAGatatttgcacagtactgtgggTTCAAACattgccttttttgttttcttcatgcacaGCTGAAATCAGTGGTGTCACATGTCAAGGTAATAAAATTCATTCTCTCTTCTTTTCATGCCACATTAGTGCATAGTCACAGTATATTCTGTGTATCTGGGAGGCAGCTGTTGCTTCTGAAATAGCTTTTAGTATTCATTCCTGTGCAGGGAAATTATAACCtagaaaatgaaaagatttgGAAGGTTggtagagaaaaaaataatatctCTGAAGTGgaagaaatgcattttttgtcacaaaatatatttttccagaaggaaagaaaacaaacaaaaacaaattagacAGCACTCCCAAAAGTAACAGTTTGAATCAGGGAATGCAAAGCACACATTTGCCAAAGGTTGTCTTACTCCTTTAATGATTCAAGGTGAGAGGCTTTCAAATGCAAATGAAGCTTTAATGtacactttttttaaactttaaaagtcATTTCCCAAATGGATTGTGATTTATTCGACAACACGGTGACTGACAAATACGCAAAAAAACTCCCGCTGTAGCTTTGCCTTCCCTCATTTCATGTGCTGCCGTTCCAACATTTTGTTTCTAGCGAGGATAAGAATTATAGGTTAGATGGTATTGCCGCAGAGAATTGATTCACTCCAAGAAGAGCTCCTGGAAAAAGGCTGACAAGAAAATGCAACACTGCACAACTAAAAACAATAGAGCGGAAAATTACCTCACAGACAGAGACCAGGGTGGACGTCAGGTACAATCTACTATCTTTTAGTGACAGTATGTATCAGATTTATACCCCTACATGTTTCATAATATACACCAATGGGCCAAGACATTATATCCACTCACGGATAAAAGGGATGATGCTAAGATTTGGGATTTACGTGGACCAACTTTTGGAAAGACCACATGATGAAGGTTTTGATGACTGGCTTGGATCATTTCCAAATCACAGAGGTTTGCAGGGGTTTTCTGGTCAGCAACAGTGACTGCTGACCAACAACAAGGTGTTGGTGGATCTGCTAGATAAAAAATATGTTCAGAGGAACCTCCGTCTCACAACTTGAAGGACTTAAAtgatctgttgctaacatcttgtTGCCAGATAGCATAGGGCAACTTCAGAGGGATGGCACACTGGCCTTTTTCACAGCAGACATTTTCAGTTGTCATAGCAGGAAAAGCACAGGTGCTGGTGTTAGTGataacacatgacaagcaaaaTGTAGCAAACCGCTGAATTTACTTAATATGCATATGCTTTTTTCCGCTCTGACATGAAGATGTTACAGAAGCTTGTAATTTAGCATCAGAATGACCCTACAGGAGATGAGCAAAGTCTTCACTAGGCTTGGATTCACTTTAGAATGAATAAGAAACAGAAATTCCTCTTAGTACACTTTTCCATTAGCTCACACAAGTAAACATaccataaataatgaaaaagaaaaaagttttcccCTCCTTAACAGCTGGAAACTTCCAATCAAAATCTCAATGCATACCCATGCAGATCAGACTGCAGCTTTCTGGCTCTTCAGTTTGCTCCTCAATCCATTCAGTACCCTGTAGCTTCAATTATGACTGCGGTAAGATATGTGTATAAAGAGGGCTCATATATTTACTTTTGCCTCAGGCCTGTAAATGTGCTGTGATGGTGCAGACCTGGGGTGGATTATATAAGGAGGATAAAAGGTCTAGACTGTAACTGAACTACACACAACATCAAAGAGAAGATACAGTCAACTTAAATTATCTTCTTGTGCATATCTGATCAGTGCTTTGAATATGAAAAGTTGCTACAATGCTGTGAATAAATCAGAGGATCTAGAATAGAGTAATACTGACGTCAACACACGCGTTTGGTTTGACTGAATTAGTGTTTGATCTTTTTGCAGTGAAACACGCTGTTCAAATATAAACTAATATTCTCCTCCTTGCCCTTTGTTCTATTGTATGTTAACATGCAGTGTGAGCTACTGTTGGAGCATTCATAGCTTTTCTGCTGAGGGAAAGTTGTCTGTACgctgcttttctttctaatgCCTGCATCACTGACGACCATTGCATCACTGCAAAAAGTTAGACATTCAAACCAGAGAGAGGCCTTTCTCTGCGGAGTCTGCATGTTCTCCACGTGCCAACAGGAGATTCCTGTAGGAACTCTGGTTGCTCTCACTGTCAAAATCATGATAGGTAAATTCTCCTTCAAgctcctagcctgtttggcgccctgggcgaacactccctcttcACACAACccgattcaaatcatgaatacataatggacttggatttaaaacattataaatgaaatgtgctctatttggaaggagcagccccccccccccccccccctcgacGGCTCGTGtatgagactttaaatcatcaaactgtaaattttaaattgttattgatccctttaccccgagtcctaaagtgtatatttattttcttactcttcttatatatattgtttgtttacttgcactggtATAACTGGAGCTTTGTCGTCTCGTCTCtatatatactggactgtatgtagcggagatgacaacaaagtttactttgacttcggcagcaagcaggcgcaccgagggcttcgtgtatagaatttcgaaaaaacatcggtgcaaattataagtctgtatcataatgtctggtgttttcgtgtttgttggtttgtttttattttgttttactttgatggttATTGTCAGGGTCCCTGTGCCTACCCGGTCGGCTCAGTACGGCTACATATGTTTtgtattcctttttttatttttttcctgctctctcctttcccctctttccctcctccctctgcctgggcggagcttaCCTGCgggctcctgcccttggcccacgcacctgtggCTCATCACGAGTGATCCAGCTCCTTTATAAGACggcagccctgtgtttctcgtcGCTGGACCGTTGCCGACCCTCGTCAGTGTAACCCCAGCTCAATGACTTCAGAAGTGTTTCATAGCGATTTACCTAACTACCCATTCGTGTCTCTGTGTACAGATTCCCTGGACCTACCCCTGTGTTACCCGAGTGAGTGGAGTGTGAGGAGGAGTGGACGGAGAGTGTGCGTGTCTTTCCCGTTCGTGTGTGGACCCCCGGAGCCCGGCTTTCCCCTCACTTTTGTAAATAATCACCTGGTGCATCATAATAAAGACTCTTGTGCTTTCAAGACCTAGAGCCTGCGCGTGAGTCCGTTCAGTCCCGTTGTGACAGTTATGATGGTTATCAAACGTTGCTCTGGCCGGTCAGaaaatcccccgccgccccgccctctcctctctgcgccgcaagcagcaggcgcacctgcAAAcgaagggcgcccttactcccagcaaatgggcgatagaaaacacTACAGGCACTgtgtaaaactgaaacaatacactaaagctactttcagctggcTCTTATTCATGAGGGGTTGCCACAGCGGGTAGCTCCGCATGTTTGATATGGGAGATTTTCTACACTGGCTGTCCTTCCTGACAAAACACACCTCCGGGgtatttgtgtctcctcctgagaTCGTTCTAGCGATTTTTCGCTTGTTAGGCAAATACGCAAACTACTTTACTTGCATTAAAGCTGCAATGCTGGGGATGAATTTATCTTCAATAATATGGAAAACAGAAGTATTAACATCcaatttatattttctttagCTTTATACTTTATATACCATGAACAGATTCAAGAAAGAGCCACACAGATCTTTAGAAGAAATGACCTCCtgtgacagaaaacagcaaGATTTTGCCTGTCCATATTCAATTAGTCTCTTACACATGTGCTATTCATTGATCAgttaaattataaaaaaaaaaaaaaaaaaagcgaaacCCTATAAGGCCAGCGCTACAAGCATATAGTAATTTGATTAGCAACGTGCAGGGACAAGAGATGAAAGGAGAGCACATCTCTTCCACAAACAGCAGGAAATGAAGGAATCTTTGTAGTCATCTTTGTTCATCTGGTTGTTGACCTCTTTAATCAAATCCGTTTAAGTGTGGatttctttctctgtcatttTTCAGATACCGTCTGAAAGAAAATACAGCCTCAAAGTCATGTCATTTCGGATCAAATGCaagcaaatcacaacaaaatttAGGGAAGCTGCATAAAAGTCCATATCACGTGTCAGTCTATGTCAGGCAAAGTCACTTTGAATTGGCAGCGCCTGATATAAAAGCTTCagttagataaaaaaaaaaaaaaaaaaacagattcaaacTTATCTGTATCTGGGTCTC
It encodes:
- the hcrtr2 gene encoding orexin receptor type 2 — protein: MSGITGNVDCEECLSSGHLPNSTELHVHPTLDDDEELLRYIWREYLHPKQYEWVLIVAYIIVFFVSLIGNSLVCFAVWKNRHMRTVTNYFIVNLSLADVLVTIICLPASLVVDITETWFFGNTLCKIVPYLQTISVSVSVLTLSCIAQDRWYAICHPLLFKSTAKRARKSIVVIWVVSCIIMIPQAIVMECSSLLPELTNKTSLFTVCDEHWGAEIYPKVYHTCFFIVTYFAPLCLMVLAYIQICHKLWCQQIPGSTSVLQRKWKSIKCSAPTPGPGESVRVRTSTVCAEIKQVRARRKTARMLMVVLFVFALCYLPISVLNVMKRVFGTFKKTNDRETVYAWFTFSHWLIYANSAANPIIYNFLSGKFREEFKSAFSCHCCGQHENETRRIRTRTRTDSRKSLSTQVHNVDNVSRISDQMV